A genomic window from Gymnodinialimonas ceratoperidinii includes:
- a CDS encoding NADP-dependent malic enzyme: MSDEKKDGLREAALAYHEYPHPGKLEIRATKPLANGRDLARAYSPGVAEASLEIKADPANAARYTARGNLVAVVSNGTAVLGLGDIGALASKPVMEGKAVLFKKFANIDCFDIEVNESDPEKLADIVCALEPTFGAINLEDIKAPDCFIVEQLCRERMGIPVFHDDQHGTAIVVGAAATNAMRVTGKSFEDIKVVSTGGGAAGIACLNMLLKLGVRRENVFLCDIDGLVHVGRGNSTPQKDAFAQGSEPKDLGDVIHDADLFLGLSGPGVLTAEMVSKMAPAPIIFALANPTPEILPEVAREVAPDAIIATGRSDFPNQVNNVLCFPFIFRGALDVGATEINDAMKIACIEGIAAMARATTSAEAAAAYQGEQLTFGPDYLIPKPFDPRLSSVVASAVAEAAMASGVATRPIDDLDAYRAKLNQSVFKSALVMRPVFEAAATGKRQIVFAEGEDERVLRAAQAMIEESTDMPILIGRPEVINARIERAGLVIRPERDFELVNPENDPRYRDYWETYHNIMARRGVSPDLARAIMRTNTTAIGAVMVHRGEADSLICGTFGQYLWHLNYVSQILGTDIHKPVGALSLVILEDGPLFIADSQVHPVPTPAQIAESTIGCARHIRRFGIEPKIALCSGSQFGNLDSNSGRVMREALSILDSEPRDFIYEGEMHVDSALSAELRARVFPNCRLEGAANALIFVSTDAAGATRNILKAKANGLEVGPILMGMGNKAHIVTPSITARGLLNISALAGTPVSHYG, from the coding sequence ATGAGCGACGAGAAAAAGGACGGCCTCAGAGAGGCGGCGCTGGCGTATCACGAGTATCCGCACCCCGGTAAGCTGGAAATCCGCGCCACCAAGCCTCTGGCTAACGGTCGCGATTTGGCGCGCGCCTACAGCCCCGGCGTGGCCGAGGCGAGCCTTGAGATCAAGGCTGATCCTGCGAACGCCGCCCGTTACACCGCGCGCGGAAACCTTGTTGCTGTCGTCTCGAACGGGACGGCGGTGCTGGGGTTGGGCGACATCGGTGCGCTGGCCTCAAAGCCGGTGATGGAAGGCAAGGCGGTTCTGTTCAAGAAGTTTGCCAACATCGATTGCTTCGATATCGAGGTGAACGAATCCGATCCCGAGAAGCTCGCCGATATCGTTTGTGCGCTGGAGCCGACCTTCGGTGCGATCAATCTCGAAGACATCAAGGCGCCGGATTGTTTCATCGTTGAACAATTGTGCCGAGAGCGGATGGGCATCCCGGTTTTCCATGACGATCAACACGGCACGGCCATCGTCGTGGGAGCTGCGGCAACGAATGCCATGCGGGTCACGGGGAAGTCGTTCGAGGACATCAAGGTCGTCTCGACCGGCGGTGGCGCGGCGGGGATCGCCTGCCTCAACATGCTGCTGAAGCTGGGCGTGCGGCGCGAGAACGTGTTCCTCTGCGACATCGACGGGCTGGTCCATGTGGGGCGCGGCAACTCGACCCCGCAGAAGGATGCGTTCGCTCAAGGGAGCGAGCCCAAGGATCTGGGCGACGTGATCCACGACGCCGACCTCTTCCTTGGCCTGTCCGGTCCGGGTGTCCTCACCGCTGAGATGGTGTCGAAAATGGCGCCCGCGCCGATCATCTTCGCCTTGGCCAATCCCACGCCCGAGATCCTGCCGGAGGTCGCGCGCGAGGTTGCGCCGGATGCGATCATTGCCACGGGTCGCAGCGATTTTCCCAATCAGGTCAACAACGTACTCTGCTTTCCCTTCATCTTCCGAGGCGCGCTAGATGTGGGCGCGACCGAGATCAACGACGCGATGAAGATCGCCTGCATCGAGGGCATCGCCGCCATGGCGCGCGCGACCACCAGCGCCGAGGCGGCGGCGGCCTATCAGGGCGAGCAGCTGACCTTCGGACCCGATTACCTGATCCCGAAACCCTTCGATCCGCGCCTTTCTTCCGTGGTGGCGAGCGCGGTGGCGGAGGCGGCAATGGCCTCGGGCGTGGCGACGCGACCAATCGACGATCTGGACGCTTACCGCGCGAAGCTCAACCAGTCGGTCTTCAAGTCGGCCCTCGTCATGCGCCCGGTGTTCGAGGCGGCGGCGACGGGCAAGCGGCAGATCGTCTTCGCCGAGGGCGAGGACGAGCGCGTTCTGCGCGCGGCACAGGCGATGATCGAGGAATCGACCGACATGCCGATCCTGATCGGCCGCCCCGAGGTGATCAACGCCCGGATCGAGCGGGCCGGTCTGGTCATTCGACCGGAGCGCGACTTCGAGCTGGTGAACCCCGAAAACGACCCGCGCTACCGCGATTATTGGGAGACCTATCACAACATCATGGCGCGTCGCGGCGTCTCGCCCGATCTGGCGCGGGCCATCATGCGGACGAACACGACGGCCATCGGCGCGGTCATGGTGCATCGCGGAGAGGCTGACAGCCTGATCTGCGGCACCTTCGGACAGTACCTCTGGCACCTCAACTACGTGTCGCAAATCCTTGGCACCGACATTCATAAACCGGTCGGGGCGCTGAGCCTTGTGATCCTTGAGGACGGGCCGTTGTTCATCGCGGACTCGCAAGTGCATCCGGTGCCCACGCCGGCCCAGATCGCCGAATCCACCATCGGCTGCGCGCGCCACATCCGGCGCTTCGGGATCGAGCCGAAAATCGCGCTCTGCTCGGGCAGCCAATTCGGCAACCTCGACAGCAATTCGGGTCGCGTGATGCGCGAGGCGCTGTCGATCCTCGACAGCGAGCCGCGGGACTTCATCTACGAGGGCGAGATGCATGTCGACAGCGCGTTGAGCGCCGAGCTGCGGGCGCGGGTCTTCCCGAACTGCCGTCTGGAAGGCGCGGCGAATGCGCTGATCTTCGTCTCGACCGACGCCGCCGGTGCGACGCGTAACATCCTGAAAGCCAAGGCAAACGGGTTGGAGGTCGGGCCAATCCTGATGGGGATGGGCAACAAGGCGCATATCGTGACGCCCTCCATCACGGCGCGCGGCCTGCTGAACATCTCGGCCTTGGCGGGCACCCCGGTGAGCCATTACGGCTAG
- a CDS encoding response regulator, translated as MAEGRPPIPSEERRAAEQRSSEALQRLSHDIRSAMSDVLGGIRLVDTARLDPQTQTQIDRVRAASDTLAALVDDALMVASGETQIRAQHFDVDVDLWLRALEGRWAGRAAERGSRFVLDRQGALPKRLLVSPIELARVVGNLVGNALIHAGGGDVAIEVSCERSRGFWICIKDQGSGFPEHVLQADDGLVPSDRGSGLGLSIARELSAGMPANLWLRNEPDTGHGCACLLIPKEKVVWTVEAKPDAVIPDLSDLRILMAEDNLTNQTILRQMLEGMGAQTVIVADGQAAMGALGRERFDIALLDIEMPRMSGLEVMEQVRAASGELATMPLVAVTAYVLRDNREAIYAAGADGIIGKPIASPAEFGRAILRYVGRATGETIPTDVLSGGGLEPKMDIGRLDRLLEAAGAEGSVELLARMTEDLQAVGHALGIGVAAADAEEVRAQTHILIAISGAAGAERLCQFAEVLNIAAKRSNLDQMPLIHGHLQADLDDLITVIRARHASLS; from the coding sequence ATGGCTGAGGGCCGGCCTCCGATCCCGTCGGAGGAGCGCCGCGCCGCGGAGCAGCGCTCGTCTGAGGCGTTGCAGCGTCTGTCTCACGATATCCGATCTGCCATGTCCGACGTTCTGGGCGGGATCAGGCTGGTGGATACGGCCCGGCTCGACCCGCAAACCCAAACCCAGATCGACCGTGTGCGCGCGGCGTCAGACACGCTGGCGGCGCTGGTGGATGACGCCCTCATGGTGGCTTCCGGAGAGACCCAGATCAGGGCGCAGCATTTCGATGTGGACGTGGACCTGTGGCTGCGTGCGCTGGAGGGCCGATGGGCCGGGCGTGCGGCAGAGCGGGGGAGCCGCTTCGTGCTGGATCGACAGGGTGCGCTGCCGAAAAGGCTGCTTGTCTCGCCGATCGAACTGGCGCGGGTCGTGGGAAACCTCGTCGGAAACGCGCTGATCCATGCGGGCGGCGGTGATGTGGCGATCGAGGTGAGCTGCGAGCGGTCCCGCGGGTTCTGGATCTGCATCAAGGATCAGGGTTCGGGCTTCCCCGAGCATGTCCTGCAGGCCGACGACGGCCTCGTCCCGAGCGACAGGGGGAGCGGCTTGGGCCTGTCGATCGCGCGGGAGTTGAGCGCCGGCATGCCCGCAAACCTATGGCTCCGCAACGAGCCCGATACCGGCCACGGTTGCGCCTGTCTGCTGATCCCCAAGGAGAAAGTCGTCTGGACGGTGGAGGCCAAGCCCGACGCTGTGATCCCGGACCTGTCCGATCTGCGCATTCTGATGGCGGAGGACAATCTGACGAACCAGACGATCCTGCGGCAGATGCTGGAAGGGATGGGCGCGCAGACGGTTATCGTCGCCGATGGTCAGGCCGCGATGGGCGCGCTCGGGCGCGAGCGGTTCGACATCGCGTTGCTCGATATCGAGATGCCGCGCATGTCCGGGCTCGAGGTGATGGAACAGGTGCGCGCAGCGTCGGGAGAGCTCGCGACGATGCCGCTGGTCGCCGTCACGGCCTATGTTCTGCGCGACAACCGCGAGGCGATCTACGCAGCGGGCGCCGATGGGATCATCGGCAAGCCTATTGCGTCGCCCGCCGAATTCGGGCGCGCGATCCTGCGCTACGTGGGTCGCGCCACCGGCGAGACGATCCCGACGGACGTGCTGAGCGGGGGCGGATTGGAGCCGAAGATGGACATCGGCCGCCTCGACCGTTTGCTGGAGGCCGCGGGCGCGGAGGGAAGCGTCGAGTTGCTGGCGCGCATGACCGAGGATCTGCAAGCCGTGGGCCATGCGCTCGGCATTGGTGTGGCCGCAGCCGACGCCGAGGAGGTGCGGGCGCAGACCCATATCCTGATCGCGATTTCCGGTGCCGCGGGGGCCGAGCGTCTGTGCCAGTTTGCCGAGGTCCTCAACATCGCGGCGAAGCGGTCGAACCTTGACCAGATGCCGCTGATCCACGGACATTTGCAGGCCGATCTGGACGACCTGATCACCGTCATCCGCGCCCGCCACGCGAGCCTGTCATAG
- a CDS encoding cytidine deaminase translates to MARARPHTPGSTTPKEARQMAETTLTEHAARVRLNAHAPYSNFKVGCAIRSVEGNLHVGCNVENVAYPEGTCAEAGAIAAMIAAGDTRIAEIAVIADSPTPVPPCGGCRQKLAEFAEADVNITMATTEGGAQETQVGALLPGQFSAAHMAK, encoded by the coding sequence CTGGCGCGAGCAAGGCCGCACACTCCGGGATCAACGACCCCCAAGGAGGCGCGCCAGATGGCAGAGACGACCCTGACAGAACATGCCGCGCGTGTGCGCCTGAACGCCCATGCCCCTTATTCGAACTTCAAGGTCGGCTGCGCGATCCGCTCGGTCGAGGGGAACCTGCATGTCGGCTGCAATGTCGAGAATGTCGCCTATCCCGAGGGCACCTGCGCCGAAGCCGGGGCGATTGCCGCGATGATCGCGGCGGGAGACACGCGGATTGCCGAGATTGCCGTGATCGCCGACAGCCCCACTCCGGTGCCGCCCTGCGGTGGCTGCCGTCAGAAGCTTGCCGAATTTGCCGAGGCGGATGTGAACATCACCATGGCGACGACCGAGGGTGGCGCGCAGGAAACACAGGTTGGCGCACTGCTGCCGGGGCAGTTCTCGGCTGCCCATATGGCGAAATGA
- a CDS encoding thymidine phosphorylase, whose protein sequence is MSDARKILTKLREGERLSEDEIAWFAAGLSSGAVTDAQAGAFAMAVCQNGLGDEGRAHLTRAMCASGRVLEWRLDGPVIDKHSTGGVGDCVSLLLAPALAACGAFVPMISGRGLGHTGGTLDKLEAIPGYNCDVSPDDLQEIVADVGCAIVGATADIAPADKRLYAVRDVTGTVASVDLITASILSKKLAAGLEALVLDVKVGTGAFMGAEAEAVGLAQALVATGQGAGCMTSALVSDMNQPLAHSAGNALEIIEVMEVLTGSASDNALTRLTVALGGEVLALGGLAADAADGEGRIRGALTGGAAADVFGEMVAELGGPVDFVERWPDRLPAAPVMMDIHPGEAGHVTAIDTRALGEIVVSLGGGRMREDDRIDLAVGLSTIARLGDLVDHETPLARIHAANEDAGRAVAARLRRAFTLSEKPIDTPPLIHERIA, encoded by the coding sequence ATGAGTGACGCCCGCAAGATCCTCACCAAGTTGCGAGAGGGCGAGCGCCTGTCGGAGGACGAGATTGCGTGGTTCGCGGCCGGGCTCTCGTCGGGCGCGGTGACTGACGCGCAGGCGGGCGCCTTTGCCATGGCGGTTTGCCAGAACGGTCTGGGAGACGAGGGGCGGGCGCATCTGACGCGGGCCATGTGCGCCTCGGGTCGGGTGCTGGAATGGCGGCTGGACGGGCCGGTGATCGACAAGCATTCCACGGGCGGCGTGGGCGACTGCGTCTCGCTGTTGCTGGCGCCCGCGCTGGCGGCTTGCGGGGCCTTCGTGCCGATGATTTCGGGGCGCGGGTTGGGCCACACCGGCGGGACCCTCGACAAGCTGGAAGCCATCCCCGGATACAATTGCGACGTGTCGCCCGATGACCTGCAGGAGATCGTGGCCGATGTGGGCTGCGCCATCGTGGGCGCAACGGCAGATATCGCGCCAGCCGACAAGCGGCTCTACGCGGTGCGCGACGTGACCGGGACTGTCGCCTCGGTCGATCTGATCACGGCCTCGATCCTGTCGAAGAAACTCGCCGCCGGGTTGGAGGCATTGGTGCTGGACGTGAAGGTCGGCACTGGCGCGTTCATGGGCGCGGAAGCCGAGGCGGTGGGGCTGGCGCAGGCGCTGGTCGCGACCGGGCAGGGCGCCGGCTGCATGACCTCGGCGCTGGTCTCGGACATGAACCAGCCACTGGCCCACAGCGCGGGCAACGCCTTGGAGATCATCGAGGTGATGGAGGTTCTGACCGGTTCGGCCAGCGACAACGCCCTGACGCGGTTGACCGTCGCTTTGGGCGGAGAGGTCTTGGCGCTTGGCGGATTGGCGGCTGACGCAGCAGATGGCGAGGGGCGGATCAGGGGCGCGCTGACGGGCGGTGCCGCAGCGGACGTCTTCGGCGAGATGGTCGCCGAACTGGGCGGCCCGGTGGATTTCGTGGAGCGTTGGCCCGACCGGCTGCCGGCCGCGCCCGTCATGATGGACATTCACCCCGGCGAGGCCGGTCATGTCACCGCCATCGACACCCGCGCCTTGGGCGAGATCGTGGTGAGCCTTGGCGGCGGGCGGATGCGCGAGGACGACCGGATCGATCTGGCCGTCGGCCTGTCGACCATCGCGCGGCTCGGAGACCTCGTGGATCACGAAACCCCGCTGGCGCGCATCCATGCCGCCAACGAAGACGCCGGCCGTGCCGTGGCCGCCCGGCTGCGCCGCGCCTTTACCCTCTCGGAGAAGCCCATCGACACGCCCCCCCTCATCCATGAAAGGATCGCCTGA
- a CDS encoding phosphopentomutase has product MAAPNGRAFLVVMDSVGVGHAPDADEFFNGDLPDTGANTLGHIKEACAAGRAEEGRSGPLQVPNLDALGLSATLAPGGEGLWGVAEEVSAGKDTPSGHWELAGLPVPFEWAYFPDKTNSFPQEILNEVQRLCGTDGTLGNQHASGTEIIARLGEQHEQSGWPICYTSADSVFQIAAHEETFGLERLLRLCEGLAPMLHARRIGRVIARPFTGAPGTYRRTGNRRDYALEPPEKTLLDWATEAGRPVITIGKISDIFAGRNTGEVRKGPDAELMDHLLDTVETAPEGALVFANFVEFDSLYGHRRDVSGYARHLEWFDTAIAPVLDAMRPDDLMILTADHGNDPTWPGTDHTRERVPVLAKGPYSGHLGLRKFADVGASVAAHLGLSERGAGESFL; this is encoded by the coding sequence ATGGCCGCACCCAATGGACGCGCGTTTCTTGTCGTGATGGACTCGGTCGGGGTCGGCCATGCCCCCGATGCAGACGAGTTCTTCAACGGCGACCTGCCCGACACCGGCGCCAACACGCTCGGCCACATCAAGGAGGCCTGCGCCGCGGGCCGCGCGGAAGAAGGCCGAAGCGGGCCGCTGCAGGTGCCGAACCTCGACGCGCTCGGTCTCAGCGCGACGCTGGCACCGGGAGGAGAGGGGCTTTGGGGCGTGGCGGAGGAAGTCAGCGCGGGCAAGGACACGCCCTCGGGCCATTGGGAGCTGGCGGGTCTGCCGGTGCCCTTCGAATGGGCCTACTTTCCCGACAAGACCAACAGCTTCCCGCAAGAGATCCTGAACGAAGTCCAGCGGCTCTGCGGCACCGACGGGACGCTCGGCAACCAGCACGCCAGCGGCACCGAGATCATCGCGCGTTTGGGCGAGCAGCACGAGCAGTCCGGCTGGCCGATCTGCTACACCTCCGCCGACAGCGTGTTCCAGATCGCGGCCCATGAAGAGACCTTCGGGCTGGAGCGCCTGCTGCGGCTCTGCGAGGGCCTTGCCCCGATGCTGCACGCGCGCCGCATCGGCCGGGTCATCGCGCGGCCCTTCACCGGGGCGCCGGGGACCTATCGCCGCACGGGCAATCGCCGCGACTACGCGTTGGAGCCGCCCGAGAAGACCCTGCTCGATTGGGCGACCGAGGCAGGCCGCCCGGTCATCACCATCGGCAAGATCAGCGACATTTTCGCAGGCCGGAACACCGGAGAGGTCCGCAAGGGACCCGACGCAGAGCTGATGGATCATCTGCTCGACACGGTAGAGACCGCGCCGGAGGGCGCGCTGGTCTTCGCCAATTTCGTGGAGTTCGACAGCCTCTACGGCCACCGCCGCGATGTTTCCGGCTACGCGCGGCATCTGGAGTGGTTCGACACGGCCATTGCGCCGGTGCTCGATGCGATGCGGCCCGACGATTTGATGATCCTCACGGCCGATCACGGAAATGACCCTACGTGGCCCGGCACGGATCACACCCGGGAACGGGTTCCGGTGCTTGCCAAGGGGCCGTATTCCGGGCATCTGGGCCTGCGCAAGTTTGCCGATGTCGGCGCTTCCGTGGCGGCTCATCTGGGGCTGTCCGAGCGCGGAGCAGGAGAGAGTTTTTTATGA
- a CDS encoding adenosine deaminase, with the protein MRDLPKVELHLHIEGAAPPAFIRGLAQEKRVDLSGIFTEDGGYAYRDFHHFLEVYEAACSVLTGPEEFARLTRAVLEESASHGVVYTEMFISPDFCGGGDKAAWREYLAAIEEAAAGVPDITMRGIATCIRHFGPEKAKQAAACAADTAGDFLTGFGMGGAEDAFTPADFAWAFDCAREAGLGITTHAGEWGGAKSVRDSIEALNPSRIGHGVQAIDDPALCDLLVERDITLEVCPGSNVFLASNVFNGAVPKLANHPIERLRERGVKVTVSTDDPPFFHTTMTQEYENLAHTFGYDEAVFTELNQNAMDAAFCDETTRETIRKRLTQ; encoded by the coding sequence ATGAGAGATCTTCCCAAGGTCGAATTGCACCTGCACATCGAAGGTGCGGCCCCTCCGGCGTTCATCCGCGGGTTGGCGCAGGAGAAGCGTGTCGATCTGAGCGGCATCTTCACCGAAGACGGCGGCTATGCCTACCGTGATTTCCACCACTTCCTCGAAGTCTACGAGGCGGCCTGTTCGGTCCTGACCGGACCCGAGGAATTCGCCCGGCTGACCCGTGCGGTGCTGGAAGAAAGTGCTTCCCACGGCGTGGTTTACACCGAGATGTTCATCTCGCCCGACTTCTGCGGCGGTGGCGACAAAGCCGCATGGCGCGAGTATCTCGCCGCGATCGAAGAGGCCGCCGCAGGCGTGCCCGATATCACCATGCGCGGCATTGCCACCTGCATCCGCCATTTCGGCCCCGAGAAGGCCAAGCAGGCAGCCGCCTGCGCCGCCGACACGGCGGGCGACTTCCTGACCGGCTTCGGCATGGGCGGGGCCGAGGATGCCTTCACCCCCGCCGATTTCGCCTGGGCCTTCGACTGCGCCCGCGAGGCGGGGCTCGGGATCACCACCCATGCCGGCGAATGGGGTGGGGCCAAGTCGGTGCGCGACAGCATCGAGGCGCTGAACCCCTCGCGCATCGGCCACGGGGTGCAGGCCATCGACGACCCGGCGCTCTGCGATTTGCTGGTGGAACGCGACATCACGCTGGAGGTCTGCCCGGGCTCCAACGTCTTCCTCGCCTCCAACGTCTTCAACGGTGCGGTGCCGAAACTGGCGAACCACCCGATCGAGCGGCTGCGCGAGCGCGGCGTGAAGGTCACCGTCTCCACCGACGACCCGCCGTTCTTCCACACCACGATGACCCAGGAATACGAGAACCTCGCCCATACCTTCGGCTATGACGAGGCGGTATTCACCGAATTGAACCAGAACGCGATGGACGCCGCTTTTTGCGACGAGACGACGCGAGAGACGATCCGAAAAAGGCTGACCCAATGA
- the upp gene encoding uracil phosphoribosyltransferase, giving the protein MTETQATEHLTVVDHPLVQHKLTLMRDVECSTKSFRQLLREISHLLAYEVTRNLPMTTVTVNTPLQPMEAPAIKGKKLALVSILRAGNGLLDGILELVPNARVGFVGLYRDPETLQPVEYYYKVPEAMEDRLTIVVDPMLATGNSTVAAVNRLKEGGARNIRFLCLLASPEGVARMKEAHPDVPIVTAALDDHLNDHGYIVPGLGDAGDRMFGTK; this is encoded by the coding sequence ATGACCGAGACCCAAGCAACCGAGCACCTCACCGTCGTCGACCACCCGCTGGTGCAGCACAAGCTGACCCTGATGCGCGACGTGGAATGCTCGACCAAGTCGTTCCGCCAGCTCCTGCGCGAGATCAGCCACCTGCTGGCCTACGAGGTCACGCGCAACCTGCCGATGACCACGGTGACGGTGAACACGCCCCTGCAGCCGATGGAGGCCCCGGCGATCAAGGGAAAGAAGCTGGCGCTGGTCTCGATCCTGCGGGCGGGCAACGGGCTTCTGGACGGCATCCTCGAGCTGGTGCCCAACGCGCGCGTGGGCTTCGTGGGCCTTTACCGTGACCCCGAGACGCTGCAGCCGGTGGAGTATTACTACAAGGTGCCCGAGGCGATGGAGGACCGTCTGACCATCGTCGTCGACCCGATGCTGGCCACGGGCAATTCCACGGTCGCCGCCGTCAACCGCCTGAAGGAAGGCGGGGCGCGCAACATCCGTTTCCTGTGCCTGCTGGCCTCTCCGGAAGGGGTCGCGCGGATGAAAGAGGCGCATCCCGATGTGCCCATCGTCACCGCCGCGCTGGACGACCATCTGAACGATCACGGCTACATCGTGCCGGGTCTGGGCGATGCCGGCGACCGGATGTTCGGTACCAAATAA
- a CDS encoding SPOR domain-containing protein has protein sequence MSIKHWRSVAALSLSLGLVLPVASAAQGVPAEIPSSSYSGDQYIDSRGCVFVRVGFGAATEWVPRVGRDRNQVCGQTPSSGVARTQPDLTADSGVTVIGGAAPVAAAPAPAPAPTAPPVVVAAPVVAAPQVQVATPAPVTIQAPQATTGCPNLPAAHQPYFTGEGVRCGPQAHFPGTVGPQSSLGGAAAEPRTGTPRSFALSAPPPGYEVAWDDGRLNPYRGLGTPAGQAQMEQVWTNTVPRRLASVPITRGTQVLTRRQAAAAALAARTAAETPATGALVSAGTRTTRSRVPLAGEPTAPATNEVRVGAGHRHVLAGTFRGEGDASSAYQRLAASGLPARIGRVQRQGQTLFVVMAGPYNDPQSLGRALLQTRSAGFSGAITRN, from the coding sequence ATGTCTATCAAACATTGGCGCAGTGTCGCCGCTTTAAGCCTGTCTTTGGGATTGGTCCTGCCCGTTGCCTCTGCCGCACAGGGCGTACCTGCCGAGATACCATCCTCGTCCTATTCGGGGGATCAATATATCGACAGCCGAGGCTGCGTTTTCGTCCGCGTGGGCTTTGGTGCCGCCACCGAATGGGTGCCGCGCGTGGGCCGCGACCGCAACCAGGTCTGCGGCCAGACGCCGAGCAGCGGTGTTGCCCGCACGCAGCCTGATCTGACCGCCGACAGCGGCGTGACCGTGATCGGCGGCGCAGCGCCCGTAGCGGCGGCGCCCGCACCGGCCCCGGCACCCACGGCACCGCCCGTTGTCGTCGCGGCGCCCGTTGTCGCAGCACCCCAGGTGCAGGTGGCGACCCCGGCGCCGGTCACGATCCAGGCCCCGCAGGCCACGACCGGTTGCCCCAACCTTCCCGCGGCCCACCAGCCCTACTTCACGGGCGAGGGCGTGCGGTGCGGACCGCAGGCGCATTTCCCCGGCACGGTCGGCCCCCAGTCCAGCCTTGGGGGCGCGGCGGCAGAGCCACGCACCGGCACGCCGCGCAGCTTCGCGTTGAGCGCGCCGCCTCCGGGCTACGAGGTCGCCTGGGATGACGGCCGCCTGAACCCCTACCGCGGTCTCGGCACCCCGGCGGGGCAGGCGCAGATGGAACAGGTCTGGACCAACACGGTGCCGCGTCGTCTGGCCTCCGTCCCGATCACGCGGGGCACGCAGGTGCTGACCCGTCGACAGGCCGCCGCCGCGGCACTGGCAGCCCGCACCGCCGCCGAGACCCCTGCCACGGGGGCGCTGGTGTCTGCCGGAACACGCACCACGCGGTCCCGTGTCCCGCTTGCCGGAGAGCCCACGGCCCCCGCCACCAACGAGGTGCGCGTCGGCGCAGGCCATCGCCACGTTCTGGCCGGCACCTTCCGGGGCGAGGGCGACGCGTCGAGCGCGTATCAGCGCCTCGCAGCATCGGGCCTGCCTGCCCGGATCGGGCGCGTGCAGCGGCAGGGTCAGACCCTCTTCGTGGTCATGGCCGGGCCGTACAACGATCCGCAATCCCTCGGCCGCGCGCTGCTTCAGACCCGCAGTGCCGGCTTTTCCGGAGCGATCACCCGGAACTGA
- a CDS encoding cation diffusion facilitator family transporter, with translation MGQGHDHGDGHHHGPTLSPDAPESERRSKERAIAIAAGLTGAFMGAEVIGGLVSSSLALLADAGHMLTDFASLLLAWLAFRLSRRPADWKRNYGFDRFSVLAAFVNGLSLFAIAIWILVEAVQRLREPSEVLGGLMLWVAVAGLLVNIAAFWVLSRAEGDNLNVRAAALHVMGDLLGSVAAIVASLVIIWTGWTPIDPILSVLVVLLILRSAWSVLKESGHILLEGAPKGFDRRAISEDLAANVDGVARAHHLHAWSITQERPMASLEVDLEPGADHEVVRRAVKERVQHLSGVRHVTVEITGEMPSKA, from the coding sequence ATGGGACAGGGTCATGATCACGGCGACGGGCACCACCACGGGCCGACCCTCTCCCCCGACGCGCCCGAGAGCGAGCGTCGTTCCAAGGAGCGCGCGATTGCCATTGCGGCCGGTCTGACCGGCGCTTTCATGGGCGCGGAGGTCATCGGCGGGTTGGTCTCGAGCAGCCTCGCCCTGCTGGCAGATGCGGGCCACATGCTGACCGACTTCGCCTCGCTCCTCCTCGCGTGGCTGGCGTTTCGCCTGTCGCGTCGCCCGGCGGATTGGAAGCGCAACTATGGGTTCGACCGCTTCTCGGTGCTCGCCGCTTTCGTGAACGGGTTGAGCCTCTTCGCCATCGCGATATGGATCCTCGTGGAAGCCGTGCAGCGGCTGCGTGAGCCGTCGGAGGTTCTGGGCGGGCTGATGCTCTGGGTCGCGGTCGCGGGGCTGCTGGTGAACATCGCGGCCTTCTGGGTGCTGTCGCGCGCCGAGGGCGACAACCTCAACGTCCGCGCGGCGGCGCTTCATGTCATGGGCGACCTTTTAGGCTCGGTCGCCGCCATCGTCGCCTCCCTCGTGATCATCTGGACGGGCTGGACGCCGATTGACCCGATCCTCTCGGTGCTTGTCGTCCTGTTGATCCTGCGGTCCGCTTGGTCGGTGCTGAAAGAGAGCGGGCACATCCTGCTGGAAGGCGCGCCCAAGGGCTTCGACCGGCGGGCCATTTCCGAGGATCTTGCGGCCAACGTCGACGGGGTCGCACGGGCCCATCATCTCCACGCCTGGTCGATCACGCAGGAGCGTCCCATGGCTTCGCTGGAAGTCGATCTCGAACCCGGCGCCGATCATGAGGTCGTGCGGCGCGCTGTGAAAGAACGGGTGCAGCACCTGTCCGGTGTACGCCATGTGACCGTGGAGATCACGGGCGAGATGCCGTCCAAGGCATAG